One Magnolia sinica isolate HGM2019 chromosome 2, MsV1, whole genome shotgun sequence genomic window, tccctttttttctttttctttttcttttcttttcttttatttcttttattgtttttttaatttttttattcagGTTCATGATTTTGAAAATAGTATGAAATGGTTAACCAATTTTTTGTCATTCAGACATCatctggggcccacaaaactgtATGCATGGTTTTTTGGAGCACACTTCTACACTTTTGTGGAGCCACTCCAAATCAGTGGGTCCCCTAATAGAGGTTGCCTAAGCACAATAACTCTAACTAGGCACTTGTACAACCATTTGTGACAGCTATCACCACAAATTAGGCTTGAAAGATGCAACCATTCATGTTCTTTTTTCCCCTGTTTTTGAACAGACTCAGAGATGAGACCTGGTCGGTGTTATGATAAACAGAGGAGTGAATCTAGACCCAATAAGCAAGTGGTCAAAAGTAAGAATTGCCTTATGGTTAAAGGTAAGCAAGCTTATGTTTATGAAAAGATATCTACGGCTTGGTGcatgtttggatttttattttattttttatttttaattagaaATGCtagatttatttaaattttacacTTTAATTACTTTTCTGCTCTTGTAACCCAAagcactttggggcccaccatgatgttcgtataacatccactctgtctatcagttttgtcagatcattttttGTTAGAGAAGaattatgatttgattttgagggaTCATTGGGATTAATTACATGATATGGGTGTGTTCACTTCATACAGTAAATACTAATAACATTTTCTCTCCATACAgtaaatatgtaaaaaaaaaaaaaaccacatataACATGGAAGTGACCATGTCCAAATACAAATATCCAACATAGTCCATGTCCAAAGCCCACTTTCCACCTATGCTGATGAAAACTTAATGTTTAACAATAACTATACCCATTCCCAAATAGAAACCTATTAGGTAAGCCCACAGCCACATTCAAAACCCATTTCAATTGGTAGGTTTTAAAATTTCTTTGCAGTCCTAATTTGAATATTGCCAAGGAGTGGAAGTTCTCAGTTTGACTGGATTTCCGTGGCTAACAAGATTCTGTTTGTCTTACAGTTTTGTGACAATCAAAGACTAAAATCCTATTGGTCCATGAAAGCaatctttgttaaaatttctatgGAAAAATAGTGTAAAACAAGAAACTGAATGAATCCATGGCCAGTTGAGaaggataaattttattttattttattttatttttttgtatttttggtaaCATGAGTAGCATGGATATATTATAATTGTTGGATACTGCACATGCTCTTGGTGGAGGCTCATACTGACTCTTCAGGTTCTGTATCTtttttataaatgaaaaaaaaaaaaaaaaaactaaattacacTTCTTAATCAGGTTACTGGGTAACCTGAAAGATTATGCAGTAAGAGCTCTCGTTAATGCTGTTGATCATCTTGGCACTGTTGCTTACAAATTAAATGACTTGTTTGAGCAAGAAGTATCAGATGTCTCTACTGTGGGGTTAAAGATTTCATGTCTCAATCAGGTAGATCTTTATACACGTGTCTAGCTGGACTTTTATTATGTCATAAAAGGCCTTGCTCTGTTTGATCGAAGCTGATTGTTCTGACATTTTTATTTAGCAACTTTTACCAAGTATGGCTAAGAACTGTTATTAGCTTCAGTTCAAATTACAATTGGTAATGATAAACTGCATTATAACTCTTATTCTTTGATTTCCCAAGCTAGATTCTATCAACAAAAAGGTGCAGTTTAATCCACAGCCACAGACTAACTTCAGGAAAAAGCACATACAAGCAAAACTACGCCCTCATCCTTCAGGTATCTTGTTCATTTGTTGGAGGCAGATTCTTTTCATTTCAACTATGTTTATTTCCAATTTAGTTTATTCTTTAATGCACTTAATGATTTGTTATTGATGGCCTTGATACATGAAATCTAGAAACTCTTGTatcaaaaaccaaaaatgaagcatacgtTTTCGCTGTTGGTGTTTATTGCAAATGATGTTATTATGTCATACTTTGTTTCTTTCTATACGTCTTACAGGGTGAGTTTCAGACTGAAAACTGATACAAATCTCTTTGAGATTGCAAAGTGCAAGACACGTGTCTGCAATTGAGGTATATAGAGtataaattttttgaattttactcTTTTGTTTTATATAGGAATTTAAATTCACTTCTTCTCGTATCTAGTTCTTCTTTTATGGTTTCAGATCCTTCCACATGATTGTAGAGAATGGACAGTCATGATCTATCTCTGTTCATAGGGAAGTTTCTTCTCATCTAGTTTGTAATTGTATGATTCTTAATACCAAACCATATATTTTACcaattcaaattgcaaattgtgcaatttatgaaaaaaaaacttttaggAGCTGCTTTTTCTTTTAGCAAAACTTGCAACATGCTTCTATTTGTAATATACATTGCTATCATGTGCTCTGcaaattttaaatgatttttctTTCATAGTTAGATTTTAAAACTTTATTCATTTCACTACTGCTTTGCAAGATCATTTGAGTCCAACAAACTGGTTCTTACTGTTCAAGTTTCAACTTCTGCAGACAAATCAGTTAGATGTTCGACTGAAGGCAGTGCAGTTGCTTGGTGACCTGTTTGCTTTACCTGACTGCATTATTACAGAAACATTTAAGCTACttatctcattttttatattaAGTTCCCTTTTTCTTCAATGACATGCGAAGAGTTTCAAGCTGTTAGAATTCTTAATATGGCATCGTTCATTCAGAGGTGGCATTGATGTGGTCTCTATAACAGGGCGTAGTTTGGTTCATGGAATATATGGGCATGCATCAACATGGTTGCAAAATGGTAGTGGTTCATGCAAAATGGTAGTGAACTGATAGTTCTGAATTTTTACATAGCTGGGATTGCTTTGTCATAATTCATGACGTTGTTGGTTTTCATTTGTTTCAGGTCACGTGTCCTACATGCCTTTGCACCGGGATGGCAATGGCAAGCAAGAGTGATCCTCGAATTGACCCCTTCATTTAGTGGTGCATTGCATCATTGTGTCTCTTGTCATCAGCTGAAAAATGATAATGTCATGTTAGTTGCATCTTCAAGCTGGCTGTAAGCGTTCCTGTACATAACTTATGGCGTACCTGAAAGAGTCATGTCTTTGCATCTCTAGCATGCACTGATTAATGTTACTTAGATGTCCAAATATTATGCTTACAATGCTTAGAAGATTGCTGACAGAAACATCATACCTGCCCCGGTATGCATAAATCCTCTTGTATTATGAGAATAATACTTTTCGGCAAATGCGATTTCGTATTTTATCTAATGATCTTTCAACTACTACAGGTTGATGGCACAAGCTTGCATGAATCTCTTGTCTATTTGGCTACTGTTCTTGAGTACTTGGCTGCTGGGGTTTTGGAGCTGGTTGGGAATGCTGCTAGAGACAATAAGAAGTCCTGCATCATTCCAAGGCATCTTTTGGCTGTCAGAAATGATGAGGAGCTTGGGAAATTGCTAGCTGGTGTGACAATTTCAAGTGGTGGTGTTTTGCCAAACATAAACTCTGTTCTCTTGCCTAAAAAGTCTAAGGAAGCTTCAAAATCTCCAAAAAAGAATTGATTGGGTTGAGATGAATGCTTGAGCCCTACTTTGTAATTCTTGTTTAATGGATTTTTtgggaatttcttcaaatttgtaattttggttttggtGTTGAGATGGTCATtgctgctttcttttctttttctatattttgtaAATAGAGTAATCTTCTCGTTGAGGTTTAGATGTATGTGCTTCAGCAACAGGATGCAATAGATGTTATCATTGGATCTCCATCAATGAAGTTTCTTTaggttttaaaaatatatatatatatatataaaaaaaaaaaaagaaagaaaaaaagcagggtttaaaattgttcctaCAATTTGACCGTTGTCAACGGAatggtttaaaaccattcctaaagtAGCGTCCCTAAAATTTGAAATGACACCtaaaacggttttaaaccgttcctattTTTCTGCgatgcctcatttaggaacggttttaaactgttcctaaatgacaattttggtgtagtgcggccaacgtaaaagaagcacctgctgatgaaaactggatagtggttatgcaagatgaacttaatcaattcgcaAGGAATGatatatggtacttagttcctagacctaatgataaacacattattggaactaaatggatttttaaaaataagtctgatgaacttggtaatattataagaaacaaggctagactggttgtacaagggtacactcagatagaaggcatcaattatgatgaaacttttgcccaagtagctcatcttgaatctatcagactcttgttacaaaaaattcaaaatttattaaatggatattaagagtgctttcttgaacggtgatctatatgaggaagtatatgtagaacagcctattagttttgaagaccctaaacatactgattATGTTTATCGCTTAAAAAAGGCACCCTATGGATTacaacaagctcccagggcatggtacgagaaattgactaagtttttacttgtaagacctgtatcctagtccgtaccgttccgtcgaatcccgcgatccttcctgtcgaattctggcaaccaaCGACCGATAATCAATGtttacgcatgaccctaagtcgtatcttatAGAATTGAGTCAGCtttattcgagacttgtaccattgcgaccgcaccgtcaccatgGTTCGAATGCCGCgacttgcataccgatctgatacccaggtcagaagataaGTGCTGGTGTTTATTTCAAAAAAATGCTgtgcgtttgtaatcccaagagaatctctataacatgtcaaatcaatcctatcaatcacctcatgtcaagtacaagagcacccatgctttctttctctacaagttaagcaaccaccaaagtcaaccaatccatcacctcacccattactcacatccatcacccatctctcatcacttctttctaagcaaccaaagagaagaaaaaaagtggacgtccaagccatcccaagtgagagaaaagtgatttttggtggcccactttcccatccctttaaccttcatcatagccattcaaaccttatctccctccatcaaaATGAAGctcaaggagatcggctttccaacggactaagaggatcgacggtgggtgctcattAAGCTAGACTTTTCACATTTTGATGaagggctaagtgaggcctactgattgatggtatggatctcattttggaccctaggtgtggccgatggcccaccttgatgcccatgatcattccatgatggggccattctccatggaccccatcatgatgtttattttcttgcataaatagggtcatctagacctttcattttgggtggagaaaggatctccaccgttgattttcaatttgatgggcccacgtgtaatgggacccacttgatgtatgatcgatTTCAAGGGAGGACTCagagtgtcagggtccctccatcacacgcatcccactctatttctctctctctctctctccctctttctctctttctctctccctctctttttgtttatttatttgtgtgtgatgatatcgccgtgtggcccacttggatggaccccaccttaatgtatgttttatccataccatgcATCCATTTGGTGGTCCATCGGAGCAAGGccaccttatgcatgtgttataccaagaccgtccagcatccagggacgctggacgtggaaagAAAACACCAATATTAGCTTTGATTTACaagcttttgggtggaccacttgggtgggccccaccatagtgtatgtttttaatccaagccgtccataccgttccctagctcattttaggtgttgagccgaaaataGGGCCAATCTAATTTTCTGGCAGGCTAAACTTTTGaaaacaatgattttcaccgtttaaatgcacttaaatttttctacactccgaaagatgcccaatattgggcttgatggattgcttatggagtATAGAACCCATTGGGTGGGGCAGATGCTTCCGATGCCGACCCCGCACGTGAAAAACCTCAAAGATAcagatttcaaaaagaaaaaatttaaataCATGCAGCAGACACTGCTGCTGTTAAagatgcaggcagcgcctgctgctggcggGCGGGCGTGTGGACGgctaggcagggacccacggtcccagccgtggccccaccataatgtatatttgtcatccaacccgttcattaggtgggccccctccaaatttcagccacatccaagactcaggtggcccacttcctacgaaacagtggtgattttaaagcctgccattgaaaccctttttgggtccacagaagttttggattaagatgaaatttgttttactcttcatctaggtctgcgtgaccttatggacagatgggatggcatataagcattatggtgggccccacatgggaccgacagtgatgtatgtgttcattctCACCGTCCACTGACAGTGGACGGTGAAACCAGTCCCCCACCCttctgttttatccacactgtccaggagacggtgtgtgtgcgcgcatgtgtgtgtatgtg contains:
- the LOC131226240 gene encoding uncharacterized protein LOC131226240, which encodes MVVVHAKWSRVLHAFAPGWQWQARVILELTPSFSGALHHCVSCHQLKNDNVMLVASSSWLNIIPAPVDGTSLHESLVYLATVLEYLAAGVLELVGNAARDNKKSCIIPRHLLAVRNDEELGKLLAGVTISSGGVLPNINSVLLPKKSKEASKSPKKN